A region of the Variovorax sp. 54 genome:
CAGCTCGCAGACTTCCAGCACGCCCGCCTCGCGGGCCTTGCGAAAGTACGGCTCCAGCGGAATCGCATCGAGCGTCACGAAGCCGTAGACCAGCTTGCGGACCTTGCCGGCGGCGCACAGCATGCCGACCTCCGGGCCACCATAGGCCACGACCGTGAGGTCCTTGACCGGGGACTTCAACAACTCGCGCACCACCGCCATCGGCTTGCGGCGCGGGCCCCATCCGCCAATGCCCACCGTCATGCCGTCTCGCAGATGCGAAGCGACCGCATCCAACCCCAACTGCTTGTTCATCCTTGGCTCCTTGAATCTGTGCGTCGATTCTGTGGAGCCCCCTTGCGGGACACATCGTCCGATGAGACTACGCGCGTGTGCGAAGTCCTTCGAGCCGGCCCGTAGTCTCATCGGACGATGCCCGCCGTGCAGGGCGCGAACCAGAATGGACGCGGTTCATTGACAGACTGACGGAGAGACCGGGTTCATGACGGAAGCACTTCTTGCACGTGTCGATCGGCTGGAATCCATCGAGGAGATTCGATTCCTCGTGTCCAAGTATTCGTTGTCCCTGGACATGCGCGACGTGGATGCCCATGTCGGACTGTTCGCACCGGACATCCGCGTGAGCCGCGACAAGGTGGGCCGCGCGCACCTGAAGGCCTGGGTCGACCAGACCCTGCGCCAGCAGTTCAGCGGCACCTCGCACCACCTGGGCGGGCACGTGATCGAGTTCACCAGCCCCGACCGCGCGCACGGTGTCGTGTACTCGAAGAACGAGCACGAGGCCGGCGGCGACTGGGTCATCATGCAGATGCTGTATTGGGACGACTACGAACGCATCGACGGCCGCTGGCTGTTTCGCCGGCGCCTGCCTTGCTACTGGTACGCCACCGACCTCAACAAGCCGCCCATCGGCGAACGCAAGATGCGCTGGCCTGGACGCGAACCCTACGAAGGCAGCTGGCATGCGCTGTGGCCCAGCTGGAAGGACTTCTGGGCCCAGCCCCCGGGCGCTGAAACGGCCGAGGTGGCAACGCCTGCGCCGCTGGAACAATTCCTGGCGACCATGCGCCGCGGAGCACCGGAACCGAAGATCCGCGTGCGCTAGGACCCGCACCATGACGCCAACCATCGACCCGTTGTTCGAACCGCTTCAGTTGGGCGCCATCGCGCTGTCCAACCGCATCGTCATGGCGCCCATGACGCGCAGCCGTGCCGCCGAAGGCGACGTGCCGACGGACCTGCATGTCGCGTACTACCGCCAGCGCGCCACGGCGGGCCTCATCGTCACCGAAGGCGTGCAGCCCAGCGCCGCCGGCAAGGGCTACTGCCGCACGCCGGGACTGCACACGCCGCAGCAGGTCGCGGCCTGGCGACGGGTGACGTCGGCGGTGCATGCGGAGGGCGGCCGCATCGTGGCCCAGCTCATGCACGCCGGCCGCATCGCCAGCCACCACAACAAGCAGGCCGACACCGTCGCGCCGTCGGCGGTGCGGGCGAGCGGCAAGATCTTCACCGACGCGGTCGGCCCGGCCGGGTTCGACATGCCGCGTCCGCTGCGCCTGGACGAGATTCCCGGCGTGATCCGGGAGTACGCCCAGGCGGCCGTGCTGGCACGGGAGGCAGGCTTCGACGGTGTGGAGCTGCATGGCACCAGCGGCTACCTGCCCATGCAGTTCCTGGCCACCAACACCAACCTGCGCGAGGACGCCTACGGCGGCAGCGCCGAGAACCGCCGCCGCTTCATGGTCGAGGTGCTGCAGGCCATGTCCGCGGCCATCGGCGCGGACCGCGTCGGGCTGCGCATCCGCCCGGCGAGTCCCTACAACGACGTGACGGACGCCGCGCCCCTTGAAACCTACAGCGGCCTGCTGGACGCGGTCTCGCCGCTGAAGCTGGCCTACCTGCACATCATGCGTTCGCCCCTGCCGACGCTGGATGCCTTCGCGATGGCACGCCGGCATTTCGCCGGGCCGCTGATCCTCAACGACGGGTTCGATGGCGGCGACGCTCGCCAGGCCTTGCGGGCGGGGCAAGGCGAAGCGGTTTCCTTCGGCCGGCACTTCATCGCCAATCCCGACCTGGTGCGTCGCCTGCGCGAGAACGCCGCGCTGGCGGACTTCGACCCGAAGACCCTCTACACGCCCGGCACCGCCGGCTATACGGACTATCCCTGCCTGCCTTGAGCAAGCAGGCCGCCGGGCGCGGCGCCGGGCTGAAAAAAGCTGCGAATCCTAGTCCGATTGAACGATGTTGCAGCAGGGGCGCTCGCCACAATGGAGCCATCCTGCGATGGTCGGTTGCAGGGCTTCACGCCCCCTTCGCCCTCGCGATTGCGCGCCCCTTCCAAGACACTCTTCCTCGCCATCATGTCCCTGCTGCCACCGATTCCCACCATTCCCCGTGCCTTCGCGCAGACCGTCTCGCGCCATCCGGATCACAGTGCCATCGAAGACCGGGGCGTGCGCACCAGCTATGCCGAACTGGACCGCATGGTGCTGGCCGCCAGCCGCGCCCTAATGGCCTGGGGCATCGCGCCCGGCGAGCGCGTGGCCATCTGGGCGCCCAATTGCCGCGAGTGGATCGTCGCCGCGCTGGGCATCCTCGGCGTGGGCGCGGTGGTGGTGCCGGTGAACACCCGCATGAAGGGCCTGGAGGTCGGCTATGTCCTGGAGAAAAGCGGCGCGCGCCTGCTGCTGTCCACGGGCGACTTCCTGGGCACCCACTACCCCGACCTGCTGGCGGGCCACCTGCCGGCGTCGCTGGAGAAGCTCCTGGTCATTCACGGCGCGAAAGAAGGCGACACCGGCTGGCAGGACTTCATCGCCCGCGGCGAGTCGGTGAGCGAGGCCGCCGCGCGGGAACGGGCCCTGTCGGTCACGCCCGAGATGGTCTCCGACGTGATCTTCACCTCGGGCACCACCGGCCACCCCAAGGGCGTCAAGTGCGGGCACGGGCAGAACCTGCGCACCATGGACGACTGGTCGCAGGTCATGGGCCTGGTGCCGCAGGACCGCTACCTGATGGTCAACCCCTTCTTCCATTCGATGGGCTACAAGTCGGGCTGGATGGTCGGCATCATGAACGGCCTGACGCTGATGCCGATCGCCGTGTTCGATGCGGGCGAGGTGCTGCGCACGATCGCGCGCGACAAGGTCAGCGTGCTGCCCGGGCCGCCGACGATCTACTACAGCATGCAGAGCCACCCGGATTTCGCGGCCACCGACCTGTCCAGCCTGCGCGCCGCCATCACCGGCTCCACCTCCACGCCGCCCTCGCTGATCGAGTCGATGCGGCGCGACTTCG
Encoded here:
- a CDS encoding nuclear transport factor 2 family protein, with protein sequence MTEALLARVDRLESIEEIRFLVSKYSLSLDMRDVDAHVGLFAPDIRVSRDKVGRAHLKAWVDQTLRQQFSGTSHHLGGHVIEFTSPDRAHGVVYSKNEHEAGGDWVIMQMLYWDDYERIDGRWLFRRRLPCYWYATDLNKPPIGERKMRWPGREPYEGSWHALWPSWKDFWAQPPGAETAEVATPAPLEQFLATMRRGAPEPKIRVR
- a CDS encoding alkene reductase, encoding MTPTIDPLFEPLQLGAIALSNRIVMAPMTRSRAAEGDVPTDLHVAYYRQRATAGLIVTEGVQPSAAGKGYCRTPGLHTPQQVAAWRRVTSAVHAEGGRIVAQLMHAGRIASHHNKQADTVAPSAVRASGKIFTDAVGPAGFDMPRPLRLDEIPGVIREYAQAAVLAREAGFDGVELHGTSGYLPMQFLATNTNLREDAYGGSAENRRRFMVEVLQAMSAAIGADRVGLRIRPASPYNDVTDAAPLETYSGLLDAVSPLKLAYLHIMRSPLPTLDAFAMARRHFAGPLILNDGFDGGDARQALRAGQGEAVSFGRHFIANPDLVRRLRENAALADFDPKTLYTPGTAGYTDYPCLP
- a CDS encoding FadD3 family acyl-CoA ligase, whose product is MSLLPPIPTIPRAFAQTVSRHPDHSAIEDRGVRTSYAELDRMVLAASRALMAWGIAPGERVAIWAPNCREWIVAALGILGVGAVVVPVNTRMKGLEVGYVLEKSGARLLLSTGDFLGTHYPDLLAGHLPASLEKLLVIHGAKEGDTGWQDFIARGESVSEAAARERALSVTPEMVSDVIFTSGTTGHPKGVKCGHGQNLRTMDDWSQVMGLVPQDRYLMVNPFFHSMGYKSGWMVGIMNGLTLMPIAVFDAGEVLRTIARDKVSVLPGPPTIYYSMQSHPDFAATDLSSLRAAITGSTSTPPSLIESMRRDFGFKTVLTGYGLSECCGTAALSAPDDDAHTVATTAGRAIRDVEIKIVDTDGRTQPPDQPGEVLIRGYNVMLGYLDDEGATRQAIDADGWLHSGDIGTLDAHGYLRITDRVKDVYIAGGFNCYPAEIERLASRHPAVSQIAVIGVPDERMGEVGRAFVVRKPGVPLESGEFVTWCRAHMANYKVPQFIDFVDTLPTNASGKVLKRELRKLPVASGH